Genomic segment of bacterium:
CGCCCCCTGACCCAGACGGTATTTAACGCCGAACGAATTGAGGCGCTGGTTCATCCACTTATCGGTGTCGGTCATGGCTCCCTTGAGGCGTGGGGGGGGTGGAGTGCGGCGAAGTTCGTGTCCTGCCCGGTCGGCAGGGAGCCGGAGTATAGCACCGGGACTGGCGGGGAGTGTCCGGAGTTGAGGCAGCGCAAAGGCGCATAAACACTGCTATTTCCGGTGCCTGAGGTGCGATGCGATGGGGCACGATGAGGAGACCATAAGGTGACATTTGTGACCCCGTTGCGTCAACCAAAATCCCTTGATACAGTAGGCTGCACTTCGGAACTTCCTGGCGTAGCTACGGAATTTCTCGCCTCAGCTCAACCGCAAAAGCGGGAGAAGCTGGAGAGATTCTGGAATCAGCAACTGCCACGAAGTTCCTATCACGGAACGCGCCAACCACGACCATGACCAGGCTTTTCGGACGCTGGTACATCTCGGTCGATACCTCCCGCCGGATCACGCTTCCGGTGGAAGCCACGCGCCGTCTGGAATCGCTGGGCATCTCCTCCTTCATGGTGGGCACGCCGGCGCAGCTTCGCTGCATCTGGTTGATCCCCACCGCGGAATGGCCGGAAGCGGAAGCAGCGCTCCAGCAGGCGATGGACTTCCATGTCCTGGATGAAGGGCCGGCCAGCCAGTACGCCCGGCTGTGTAACTCGTCCTGGGAAGAGGTCCGGCTCTCCGAGAAGCGTATCGCGTTCGATGAGTCGGTGTTGCGCTGGGCACGGCTTGATGCCCGGAGCATCACTGAAAAGGATCGCGATGCGAAATCCACCACCGCTGTTCTGGTAGCGATGGGTCGTCGGCTCGAGCTCTGGCATCCCGATGAGTTCGAGAAGCAGATCGCCCGCAGCGCCGTTCCACCCGCCGGGGTCACCCTGGCACAACAGAGTTTTGCTCACCCTGAGGCCCCGGACGCGGCCGATGGCTCGACCCGACAGTCCTAAACCCACTGTCCACCGCCCGGTGCTTGTCGAGTCCTGTGCTGCACACATCATCGGACCGCGTCCAGGCCTCTGTTACATCGACTGCAACCTCGGAGACGGTGGTTTCACGCAGGCCATCCTCTCCCGGGATCCGACCGCCAGGATCCTCGCCTTTGAACTCGATTCCACTGTCATAGGACCGGCGCTGGAGCGGCTCGGTCCGGAACAGGCAAAGCAGGTCACCGTGTATCAGCGATCCTTCGCCACACTCCGCGAGACTCTGGCCTCCCAGCAATTGCTGGGGACCATAGCCGGCGCGGTGGTCGACCCGGGCCTCCGCCTGGGACAGGCGACTGATCCCGCCGCCGGTTTTTCCTTCTCAGCCGACGGCCCCCTGCGTATGACCTTTGACCCCTCGGCAAAGTACACGGCGGCGGACTATCTGAAGAGTGTTTCCGCTGAGGAACTCGCTGCACGCTTCGTCGCCAATGGCATTGCGCCCAAGGATGCCCAGCGGGTGGCACAGGCGATCGTGACACGGAGCCAGTCAGCTCCGCTGGAGACGACCGGCGAATTGCGGGAGCTGATCATCGCGACCCTGGGCCGGACACGGGAGGGGAAGCGGCATGTCGCGACCCGCTACTTCCAGGCCATCCGTACTGCTGTGACTGGCGAGCTGGAAGCCTTTGAAAGTCTGTTGCCGCAGTTACTGGATGCCCTCATGGTGGGCGGCAAAGCGGCCATCCTGACCTACCAGGGTGAGGAATCGAAGATCGCCAGGGAATTCCTGAAAACGTACAAGCACCGTCGCGCCGACGCCCCGGAGGGGCCCCGGTTGCGCGTCCTGACTCCCAGCCCGGAGCGCCCATCGCTGGCTGAAATCAGGACCAATACCGCCGCCCGGTCCGCACTGCTCCGGGTCATTGAGCGGATTCAGTAGCGCCGGGGACTGAGCACCCCCGGCGGTCAGAGTCAGAGCACACCAGTCATCGCCCTGCTGCTATCCCGTGTTGGGAAGCAGGGCCGGTCTTGAGGAGACACGGATGTCAGCACAACCGCTGCGGAGTCCCTACCCGTCAAAAACTGCCGGGGGGTATCGCTCCCCCGAACATCTCGCCACGCCGGCAACGGTGCAGTGGCATACGAGCCTGCCTGCCATCTGGAACTTTCCCCGGTCCACCCAGATCTGGTGGGCAGGCTCGGTACTCTTTTTCCTGCTGGCCCTCAGTGTCGCCGGGACGGCCCGGGCACTGGAGCGCACCAGGGTCATGGAATTGCGGCAGCTGGAGAAGACGCTCGCCGAAACCCGGGCGGAGACGCTCCGGCTGGAGCGTGAGTATCGCAATCTGCTGCGGACCCGGAACGATCAGGCGTTGCTGTCAGCGGGCGCAGCATCACGCATTCCGGCGGGGCTCCCGCTGGAAATTTCTGCGGATCCCCTCCCCCACGGACTCGCCTCAGCCCATCGCCAAGGTCAGTAGCAATGCGTTACTCCGAGCGTCAGTCACCACCGCAGCTACGCCTGGTTCAGGGCGAGATTCCGTCCGGCTCTGATGATGGCGGGCTGGTGCGGTGGAAGCGGCCACTTGCTCGCACAACGTTTCGTAATGCTCAGGTACTGATCTGGAGCTGCCTGACTCTCTGCCTCGGCTGGCTGGGCCAGAGGGCTCTTATCGAGGGTCCAGCGCAGCGGGTGGCCTGGGAGCAGTCCCAGGTCCGGACCGAAAATCGCCTGCCTCCCCGGGGACAAATTTTCGATCGCAATGGCGCTCTCCTGGGAGAGACCGTCGCGGGGTACGACTGCTGGCTGCAGCAGCCCCGGGTGGATGTGCGGATCCGGGATCTGATGACCACGATGCTGACAGAGGCGACGGGACGCCCTGCCGAAGAAGTCGAAGCACTGGTGTACCACGGTGGTTGGCGAGCGGAACTCTTCCGCGACATGACGCCCGAACAGCGGGACCGGATGGAGCGCTGGAAGCGTTCGCTCTGGCGCAAACAGGCGCTGGCCTTCGCGGAGACCGCAGCAGGGCAGGAACTGATTGCCACGGCGTTTCAGGGGAACAAAACGGAGTGGTACCACGCCGTCTCTCATGCAGTCGGCGACGTCAAAATTGAGCAGGTCGACCGCCGTCGTTACCCCCTGGGATCTCTCGCAGGGCAGGTCCTGGGGTATGTCACAGAGCGCAAAGAGGGCATTCATCCGGGGGGAGGCATCGAACTCGCGCTAAATCAGCAGTTGGTGGGTGACCTCCCATCCCTCCTGACACGGTCGGGATTCGTCGCGGCCCCCTTAGGCAAACCGGCGGAGAGCGTGGAGCTCACCATCGATGCCGATGTCCAGTTCATCGCTGAACAGGCGCTGGCAGTCGGGTTGCACCGGACCCGCGCCCGGGCTGGTGTCGCTATTGTGATGGACGCAGAGTCAGGCGACCTGCTCGCTATCGCGAATGCCCCGGTGTTTGATCCTGAGGTCTACCGACGATTCAAAAATCAGCCTGACTCATTGCTGCAGCCTCCCGATGAAGGAGCTCCGGAACAAGACGCCTCAGGGGATGCCTCTGCGAGCACGCTGAAACTGGCAGGGCGGACTCCACCCTGTCAGACCCAATGGCCCCTGAGTGCCGACACGCTCGATAGCTGGCAGGACCCGCTCTTACCAGGCTTGCGTCCTGGGGTCACCGAGGAACACATCCGCAATCACGCCCTGGCCTGGCAGGTAGAGCCCGGGTCCATTTTCAAGCCCTTCACGATGCTGGCCGCCCTGGAATCTGGTGCGGTGAAACCATCCGATACCTACATCATCGGGCCAGCGCCGCTCAAAATCGGGGCGCATTACATCAACGACC
This window contains:
- the mraZ gene encoding Transcriptional regulator MraZ; translated protein: MTRLFGRWYISVDTSRRITLPVEATRRLESLGISSFMVGTPAQLRCIWLIPTAEWPEAEAALQQAMDFHVLDEGPASQYARLCNSSWEEVRLSEKRIAFDESVLRWARLDARSITEKDRDAKSTTAVLVAMGRRLELWHPDEFEKQIARSAVPPAGVTLAQQSFAHPEAPDAADGSTRQS
- the rsmH gene encoding Ribosomal RNA small subunit methyltransferase H, with translation MARPDSPKPTVHRPVLVESCAAHIIGPRPGLCYIDCNLGDGGFTQAILSRDPTARILAFELDSTVIGPALERLGPEQAKQVTVYQRSFATLRETLASQQLLGTIAGAVVDPGLRLGQATDPAAGFSFSADGPLRMTFDPSAKYTAADYLKSVSAEELAARFVANGIAPKDAQRVAQAIVTRSQSAPLETTGELRELIIATLGRTREGKRHVATRYFQAIRTAVTGELEAFESLLPQLLDALMVGGKAAILTYQGEESKIAREFLKTYKHRRADAPEGPRLRVLTPSPERPSLAEIRTNTAARSALLRVIERIQ